The Wigglesworthia glossinidia endosymbiont of Glossina morsitans morsitans (Yale colony) genome has a window encoding:
- the cysS gene encoding cysteine--tRNA ligase — protein sequence MIKIFNTLNKKKEKLVPICSKMINMYVCGITVYDLCHIGHARTLIFFDVVFRYLQYIGYNVNYVRNITDIDDKIIKRAHKRKETYDQLSNAMIYEMQKDCKMLNLIPPKYEPRVTNYMNEIINMIQILYEKGHAYINYDNDVLFNLSTYKNYGVFSKKIKFFLSTKNIKHHTFFQKEKNCDFVLWKHAKSNEPSWPSPWGKGRPGWHIECSAINYGIFGKNCDIHGGGADLIFPHHENEVAQSVCAHTGAQVNMWMHTGMVMYKNNKMSKSLGNYYTIKSCLKKYHPDVIRYFLTSSHYRSQINYTNTSLKQAYYAVKRLYFALLGTMSLPIQYKKNKFYLKFLSAMNDDFNTPKAYAILFTLARKINSYKEKNMHQANKLSTILRVLSNLLGILYDNPDNFLNRHLNLSQNKIQQINTLIQEREIDRKFHKWKAADIKREQLKSMGIILTDTKNGTRWFIKNNKKL from the coding sequence ATGATAAAAATTTTTAATACACTAAACAAAAAAAAAGAAAAACTAGTGCCTATTTGTTCTAAAATGATCAATATGTATGTTTGCGGTATTACTGTTTATGATTTATGTCATATAGGTCATGCACGGACATTAATTTTTTTTGACGTGGTTTTTAGATATTTGCAATATATAGGATATAACGTTAATTATGTAAGAAATATTACTGATATTGATGATAAAATTATTAAGCGTGCTCACAAAAGAAAAGAAACGTATGATCAATTATCTAACGCTATGATTTATGAAATGCAAAAAGATTGTAAAATGCTTAATTTAATCCCTCCCAAGTATGAACCGCGTGTTACTAATTATATGAATGAAATTATTAATATGATTCAAATTCTCTATGAAAAAGGACATGCATATATTAATTACGACAACGACGTTTTATTTAATCTTTCTACATACAAAAACTATGGGGTATTTTCTAAAAAAATAAAATTTTTTTTAAGTACAAAAAATATAAAACATCATACTTTTTTTCAAAAGGAAAAAAACTGCGATTTTGTTTTATGGAAACATGCAAAATCTAATGAACCCAGTTGGCCTTCACCATGGGGAAAAGGACGTCCTGGATGGCATATCGAATGTTCTGCTATTAATTATGGAATATTTGGAAAAAATTGTGATATTCACGGAGGAGGTGCAGATTTAATATTTCCACATCACGAAAATGAAGTAGCACAATCCGTCTGTGCGCATACAGGAGCGCAAGTAAACATGTGGATGCATACAGGCATGGTAATGTATAAAAATAATAAAATGTCTAAATCTTTGGGAAATTATTATACGATTAAATCGTGTTTAAAAAAATATCATCCTGATGTAATACGATATTTTTTAACTTCTTCGCATTATCGAAGTCAAATTAATTATACTAATACGAGCTTAAAGCAAGCATATTATGCAGTTAAGCGTCTTTATTTTGCATTATTAGGCACAATGAGTTTGCCAATACAATATAAAAAAAATAAATTTTATTTAAAATTTTTATCGGCTATGAACGACGATTTTAATACTCCTAAAGCATACGCAATATTATTTACTTTAGCACGTAAAATTAATTCTTATAAAGAAAAAAACATGCATCAAGCAAACAAATTAAGTACTATATTACGTGTTTTATCTAATTTATTAGGAATTTTATATGACAATCCTGACAATTTTTTAAATAGACATTTAAATTTATCACAAAATAAAATTCAACAAATAAATACTTTAATTCAAGAACGTGAAATAGATAGAAAATTCCATAAATGGAAGGCAGCAGATATTAAAAGAGAACAATTAAAATCTATGGGTATCATTTTGACAGATACTAAAAATGGAACAAGGTGGTTTATTAAAAATAATAAAAAATTATAA
- the folD gene encoding bifunctional methylenetetrahydrofolate dehydrogenase/methenyltetrahydrofolate cyclohydrolase FolD: protein MIAKIINGSLVANKIIHKIHKNLKYFFLQGMRPASLAMILVGNNPASRIYVSNKKKICQKIGLTSYFYHFAENISELKLITLIKKLNRNNLIDGILVQLPLPSKLNSFHILKTISPYKDVDGFHPCNIGKLCQRYPDIRPCTPKGIIKLLQYYQINFIGLHAVIVGASNIVGRPMSLELLLLGCTVTITHRFTIDLEKHIKNAELLIVAVGKAEFIPGNWIKPGAIVIDVGINRLSNGKIVGDVNYRDAMQVASYITPVPGGIGPMTVAMLIENTVQIYLKHLNYFKK from the coding sequence ATGATAGCAAAAATAATCAATGGAAGTCTCGTTGCTAATAAAATTATCCATAAAATACACAAAAATTTAAAATATTTTTTTCTACAAGGCATGCGTCCGGCATCTTTAGCTATGATTTTAGTTGGAAATAATCCAGCTTCTAGAATTTATGTATCTAATAAAAAAAAAATATGTCAAAAAATAGGATTAACTTCATATTTTTATCATTTTGCAGAAAACATATCTGAATTAAAGTTAATTACATTAATTAAAAAATTAAATCGTAATAATTTAATAGATGGTATTTTAGTACAGTTACCACTACCAAGCAAATTAAATAGCTTTCATATATTAAAAACAATATCTCCTTATAAGGATGTAGATGGTTTTCATCCATGCAACATAGGTAAATTATGCCAAAGGTATCCAGATATACGTCCATGTACTCCAAAAGGGATTATTAAACTACTGCAATACTATCAAATAAATTTTATAGGACTGCATGCAGTTATAGTAGGTGCCTCTAATATTGTAGGACGTCCAATGAGTTTAGAATTGTTACTATTAGGTTGCACAGTTACTATAACTCATCGTTTTACCATAGATCTTGAAAAACACATTAAAAACGCAGAACTATTAATTGTTGCAGTGGGAAAAGCTGAATTTATTCCTGGAAATTGGATTAAGCCTGGAGCTATCGTAATAGATGTCGGTATTAATCGATTAAGTAATGGAAAAATAGTAGGAGATGTAAATTATCGAGATGCTATGCAGGTGGCATCTTATATCACTCCTGTTCCTGGAGGAATAGGTCCAATGACTGTTGCTATGTTAATAGAAAACACCGTGCAAATTTATTTAAAACATCTTAATTATTTCAAAAAATAA
- a CDS encoding uroporphyrinogen-III synthase, translated as MNILITRPYPDGKYLVKMLRAYGEKAWYLPLIYFTPGKDLIILQKLLASLFYKDLICIVSPRAVYYANSQIILEKLNWPKYVRYYAIGHTSAQYFTKISGIKANYSKYGNTSENLIELLSQFNLKKKNVLILKGNNGRKKLKVCLKLYKANIISCECYYRNFIQYEQNQILKIIKYFQINTLVVTSCTILIRIHGLIPIHYRTLFIIQCKLVVVSHRIYSTAYHLGWRNIILSSSSKNQNLLQTLLSIK; from the coding sequence ATGAACATTTTAATTACACGACCATATCCGGACGGCAAATATCTTGTTAAAATGCTAAGAGCTTATGGGGAAAAAGCATGGTACTTACCACTAATATATTTTACTCCAGGAAAAGATTTAATTATTCTACAAAAATTATTAGCATCTTTATTTTATAAAGATCTGATATGTATAGTTTCTCCTCGTGCTGTTTATTATGCAAATTCACAAATAATTTTGGAAAAATTAAATTGGCCAAAATACGTGCGTTATTATGCCATCGGTCATACAAGTGCGCAATATTTCACTAAAATAAGTGGGATCAAAGCAAATTATTCAAAATATGGCAATACTAGTGAAAATTTAATAGAATTATTATCTCAATTTAATTTGAAAAAAAAAAATGTATTGATTTTAAAAGGAAATAATGGAAGAAAAAAATTAAAAGTTTGTTTAAAACTTTATAAAGCAAATATAATAAGTTGCGAATGTTACTATCGTAATTTTATTCAATATGAGCAAAATCAGATATTAAAAATAATAAAATATTTTCAAATTAATACATTAGTAGTAACTAGTTGCACAATATTAATAAGAATTCACGGTCTTATTCCAATACATTATCGAACATTATTTATTATTCAGTGTAAATTAGTGGTTGTAAGCCATAGAATATATTCTACTGCTTACCACTTAGGTTGGAGAAATATAATTTTATCTAGTTCTTCAAAAAATCAAAATTTGTTACAAACTTTGTTGAGTATTAAATAA
- the hemC gene encoding hydroxymethylbilane synthase yields MKNSCLIIATRTSPLAIWQANHVKKKLLYYHPYLNISLLPLLTSGDIFKKNTQNQIQNKSSFINELEKSLLEYQSDIAVHSMKDFTSPLSNKLGIAAICKRGDPRDAIVSKYYKNIYSLPRKAIIGTSSIRRKFQLLLLRPDLIVYPLRGNIHSRINKLFQGHFHAIILAVAALKRLQINKKLYTPLNLTNMIPAMGQGAIMVQYRLNDHKILDLVNLIHDKETAICVNSEKTIISKLAIGCRIPIGVYAKIKQKSQIWIKTIVGSVNGSTIIRSEGQSDISEAKQLSYKQVQKLINQGAKKIIKSL; encoded by the coding sequence ATGAAAAATAGCTGCTTGATAATAGCAACCCGAACTAGTCCACTTGCAATTTGGCAAGCAAATCATGTAAAAAAAAAATTATTATACTACCATCCATATTTAAACATAAGTTTATTACCTTTATTAACATCAGGTGACATTTTTAAAAAAAATACACAAAACCAAATACAAAACAAAAGTTCATTTATTAATGAATTAGAAAAATCTTTATTAGAATATCAATCTGACATTGCAGTTCATTCGATGAAAGATTTCACTTCACCTCTTTCAAATAAATTAGGAATAGCAGCAATTTGCAAACGAGGCGATCCAAGAGATGCAATAGTTAGTAAGTATTATAAGAATATTTATTCTTTGCCAAGAAAAGCTATTATTGGAACATCTAGCATAAGACGTAAATTTCAATTGTTACTTTTACGTCCAGATCTTATTGTATATCCATTAAGAGGTAACATACATAGTAGAATAAATAAATTATTCCAGGGTCACTTTCATGCAATTATACTTGCTGTAGCTGCCTTAAAAAGATTGCAAATTAATAAAAAATTATATACTCCTCTAAATCTTACCAACATGATTCCCGCCATGGGACAGGGCGCAATTATGGTACAATATAGATTAAATGATCATAAAATATTAGATCTTGTAAATTTAATACATGATAAAGAAACAGCAATATGCGTTAATTCAGAAAAAACAATTATTTCTAAATTAGCCATTGGATGCCGTATACCAATAGGAGTATATGCAAAAATTAAACAAAAAAGCCAAATATGGATAAAAACTATAGTAGGTTCTGTTAATGGATCTACAATTATTCGCAGCGAAGGACAATCTGATATTTCAGAAGCAAAACAACTTAGTTATAAACAAGTACAAAAATTAATTAATCAAGGTGCTAAAAAAATAATAAAATCTTTATAA
- the infA gene encoding translation initiation factor IF-1, translating into MTKEENIEMQGTVLDTLPNTMFKVELENKHIILAHISGKMRKNYIRILTGDKVTVELTPYDLTKGRIIFRSR; encoded by the coding sequence ATGACAAAAGAAGAAAACATTGAAATGCAAGGCACTGTATTAGATACTTTACCAAATACTATGTTTAAAGTAGAATTAGAAAACAAACATATAATTTTAGCTCACATATCAGGAAAAATGAGAAAAAATTATATTAGAATTTTGACTGGAGATAAAGTTACAGTAGAATTAACCCCATACGATCTCACTAAAGGAAGAATAATTTTTCGTAGTCGATAA